Proteins co-encoded in one Actinomadura luteofluorescens genomic window:
- a CDS encoding ArsR/SmtB family transcription factor, which produces MSLWTVNADTLASGRFVVSALAETTACVKLLEKGAAAHPGERAWLDAHLPAYHLMLRRDPVTADLLDAALGARTRWNADFLTPPHPGAGSPPFQEELEVVRRTPPERAYADLEVSYGGPLPAELRRPDAPERIAGLLEWVWTHTVEPDWERRRRVIEADAVARAGQLGQGGWAAALDDMRPGMRWLGDGRLQIDASDFPSRDISGARLLFVPVTPRTGWVAWKEPDPDRYAIVYPCSAPLAGAGEATVPEALERLLGPGRARVLILLATPLSTTQLVALTGQGLGSVGRHLRVLHDARLIDRRRAGRSVLYYRTATGEALVEGTRRPDAPRGRYWGTP; this is translated from the coding sequence CGGAGACCACCGCCTGCGTGAAGCTCCTGGAGAAGGGCGCCGCCGCGCATCCGGGGGAGCGGGCCTGGCTCGACGCCCACCTGCCCGCCTACCACTTGATGCTGCGGCGCGACCCGGTCACCGCCGATCTGCTGGACGCCGCCCTCGGCGCCAGGACCCGCTGGAACGCCGACTTCCTGACGCCCCCGCACCCGGGCGCGGGCTCGCCGCCGTTCCAGGAGGAGCTGGAAGTCGTCCGCCGGACCCCGCCCGAGCGCGCGTACGCCGACCTGGAGGTCTCGTACGGCGGCCCGCTGCCCGCCGAGCTGCGCCGCCCCGACGCGCCCGAGCGGATCGCCGGCCTGTTGGAGTGGGTGTGGACGCACACCGTCGAGCCGGACTGGGAGCGCCGCCGCCGCGTCATCGAGGCCGACGCCGTCGCGCGCGCCGGGCAGCTGGGCCAGGGCGGATGGGCCGCGGCCCTGGACGACATGCGCCCCGGTATGCGCTGGCTCGGCGACGGCCGCCTCCAGATCGACGCCTCCGACTTCCCGTCGCGCGACATCTCCGGCGCCCGGCTGCTGTTCGTCCCGGTCACGCCCCGGACGGGCTGGGTGGCCTGGAAGGAACCGGACCCCGACCGGTACGCGATCGTCTACCCCTGCTCGGCCCCGCTGGCGGGCGCGGGCGAGGCCACGGTCCCGGAAGCACTCGAACGCCTCCTCGGCCCGGGGCGCGCCCGCGTTCTCATCCTGCTCGCGACGCCGCTGAGCACCACGCAGCTCGTGGCGCTGACCGGCCAGGGGCTCGGCTCGGTCGGCCGCCACCTCAGGGTTCTCCACGACGCCCGCCTGATCGACCGCCGCCGCGCCGGACGCTCCGTCCTCTACTACCGGACGGCCACCGGAGAAGCGCTCGTGGAGGGCACCCGCCGCCCGGACGCTCCCCGCGGTCGCTACTGGGGCACTCCCTGA